One segment of Streptosporangium brasiliense DNA contains the following:
- a CDS encoding response regulator, whose translation MIRVLVADDQALLRGSFRLLVDTAPGLTAVGEAGTGAEAVALARSEQPDVVLMDVRMPEMDGIEAARRICGSADTASVRVLMLTTFDLDEYVYAALRAGASGFLLKDTPPGELLTAIRVVAAGEGLLAPTVTHRLIAEFARRPEPSQPPVRELDGVTGRERDVLTLIARGLSNTEIAGHLNLSLATVKTHIGRLLGKLGARDRAQLVIVAYETGLVSAAPRRPR comes from the coding sequence GTGATCCGCGTGCTGGTCGCCGACGACCAGGCCCTGCTCCGCGGCAGCTTCCGGCTCCTGGTGGACACCGCACCGGGCCTGACGGCGGTCGGCGAGGCCGGGACCGGCGCCGAGGCCGTCGCCCTGGCCCGCAGCGAGCAGCCGGACGTGGTGCTCATGGACGTGCGCATGCCGGAGATGGACGGCATCGAGGCGGCCCGGCGCATCTGCGGCTCGGCCGACACCGCGAGCGTGCGCGTCCTGATGCTCACCACGTTCGACCTGGACGAATACGTCTACGCGGCGCTGCGGGCGGGAGCCAGCGGCTTCCTGCTCAAGGACACGCCGCCCGGCGAGCTGCTGACGGCGATCCGCGTCGTGGCCGCCGGCGAGGGGCTGCTCGCGCCGACGGTCACGCACCGCCTCATCGCCGAGTTCGCCAGGCGCCCCGAGCCGTCGCAACCACCCGTCCGGGAGCTCGACGGCGTCACCGGCCGGGAGCGCGACGTGCTCACGCTCATCGCCCGGGGGCTGTCCAACACCGAGATCGCCGGCCATCTGAACCTCAGCCTCGCGACGGTGAAGACGCACATCGGCCGGCTGCTCGGCAAGCTCGGCGCCCGCGACCGCGCCCAGCTCGTCATCGTCGCCTACGAGACCGGCCTGGTCTCGGCGGCGCCGCGCCGGCCACGCTGA
- a CDS encoding sensor histidine kinase — MDDLDVDGSLLLRRWSRGQLVALDALAGTVYVIAFLLSAIARPAAGTQLWAQCLLPAGIGAALAVRRLWPLPVFGLVLGASLVSFSLGLAHDGFAAAAFALYPVALTRPRRRWEPTVAIGVCGAAAFLMLSLAGSPTPAGWARPLGALVAGAAFLGCTWTVGRAVRERRAYAARSAEQLADRAVTEERLRIARELHDVVAHSMSLIAVKAGIANHVAEARPEEARDALRVIEATSRGALTEMRHLLGVMRSGPGAAPDTVSGLSPAPGLDGLPELAGRAAMAGVRVDLDVTAAALPEGVGLSVYRIVQEALTNVVRHAAPARCRVAVEADGREVRVEVTDDGPGHRVLPGRQGHGLIGMRERVIMYGGTFTAGRRPEGGFGVSARLPYGEDG, encoded by the coding sequence GTGGACGATCTCGACGTGGACGGCTCGCTGCTCCTGCGCAGGTGGAGCCGCGGCCAGCTCGTCGCCCTCGATGCGCTGGCCGGGACGGTGTATGTGATCGCGTTCCTGCTGTCGGCGATCGCGCGGCCGGCGGCGGGGACGCAGCTGTGGGCGCAGTGCCTGCTGCCGGCCGGGATCGGGGCGGCGCTCGCCGTACGGCGGCTGTGGCCGCTGCCGGTCTTCGGTCTCGTCCTCGGCGCGTCCCTGGTGTCGTTCTCCCTGGGCCTGGCGCACGACGGATTCGCCGCGGCGGCCTTCGCGCTCTACCCCGTCGCGCTCACCCGTCCCAGGCGCCGGTGGGAGCCCACGGTCGCGATCGGCGTGTGCGGCGCGGCGGCCTTCCTGATGCTGTCGCTGGCGGGCAGTCCCACCCCGGCCGGATGGGCGCGCCCCCTCGGCGCCCTGGTCGCGGGCGCGGCGTTCCTCGGCTGCACCTGGACGGTCGGCCGTGCCGTGCGGGAGCGGCGCGCGTACGCGGCGCGCTCGGCCGAGCAGCTCGCCGACCGGGCGGTCACCGAGGAGCGCCTGCGCATCGCGCGCGAGCTGCACGACGTCGTCGCGCACAGCATGAGCCTCATCGCGGTCAAGGCGGGGATCGCCAACCACGTCGCGGAGGCCCGGCCGGAGGAGGCCAGGGACGCGCTGCGCGTCATCGAGGCCACCAGCCGGGGAGCGCTCACCGAGATGCGTCACCTGCTGGGTGTGATGCGTTCCGGCCCCGGCGCGGCGCCGGACACGGTCTCCGGCCTCTCCCCCGCCCCGGGCCTCGACGGCCTGCCCGAGCTGGCCGGCCGGGCGGCGATGGCCGGCGTCCGCGTCGACCTGGACGTCACCGCGGCCGCGCTGCCCGAGGGCGTCGGGCTGTCGGTCTACCGGATCGTGCAGGAGGCCCTGACCAACGTGGTCAGGCACGCCGCCCCGGCGCGGTGCCGGGTGGCGGTCGAGGCGGACGGGCGGGAGGTGCGGGTCGAGGTGACCGACGACGGACCGGGCCACCGGGTCCTGCCCGGCCGTCAGGGCCACGGGCTGATCGGGATGCGTGAGAGGGTCATCATGTACGGCGGGACCTTCACGGCCGGGCGGCGGCCGGAGGGCGGGTTCGGGGTGTCGGCGCGGCTGCCGTACGGCGAGGACGGGTGA